One part of the Pseudomonas leptonychotis genome encodes these proteins:
- the uvrY gene encoding UvrY/SirA/GacA family response regulator transcription factor, translated as MIRVLVVDDHDLVRTGITRMLADIDGLHVVGQAESGEESLKKARELKPDVVLMDIKMPGIGGLEATRKLIRSHPDLKVVAVTACEEDPFPTRLLQAGAAGYLTKGAALEEMVQAIRMVFSGQRYISPQIAQQLALKSFQPQSSNSPFDLLSEREIQIALMITGCQKVQAISDKLCLSPKTVNTYRYRIFEKLSITSDVELALLAVRHGMIDASS; from the coding sequence TTGATCAGGGTACTAGTTGTTGATGACCACGACTTGGTGCGTACTGGCATCACCCGTATGCTGGCCGACATCGACGGTTTGCACGTGGTTGGTCAAGCCGAGTCTGGCGAAGAATCCCTCAAGAAAGCCCGCGAGCTGAAGCCTGATGTTGTTCTCATGGACATCAAAATGCCGGGCATTGGAGGGCTGGAAGCCACACGCAAGCTGATTCGCAGTCACCCTGATCTTAAAGTCGTTGCCGTGACCGCCTGCGAGGAAGACCCATTTCCCACGCGCCTTTTGCAAGCCGGTGCCGCCGGTTACCTGACTAAAGGCGCAGCCTTGGAAGAAATGGTGCAAGCCATTCGCATGGTATTCAGCGGTCAGCGCTATATCAGCCCACAGATTGCTCAGCAGTTGGCACTCAAGTCGTTCCAGCCGCAAAGCAGCAATTCGCCCTTCGATCTGCTGTCTGAGCGCGAAATCCAGATTGCCCTGATGATCACGGGTTGCCAGAAGGTTCAGGCAATCTCTGACAAGCTGTGCTTGTCGCCGAAAACCGTAAATACCTACCGCTATCGCATCTTCGAGAAGCTGTCGATTACCAGCGATGTCGAGCTAGCTTTGCTGGCCGTACGTCACGGCATGATTGATGCCAGCAGCTGA
- the uvrC gene encoding excinuclease ABC subunit UvrC: MPAADDNNASFDPSAFLSTCSGRPGVYRMFDADAKLLYVGKAKNLKKRLASYFRQNGLAPKTAALVGRIAQIETTITANETEALLLEQTLIKEWRPPYNILLRDDKSYPYVFLSDGDFPRLSIHRGAKKQKGRYFGPYPSAGAIRESLNLLQKTFFVRQCEDSFYKNRTRPCLQYQIKRCKAPCVGLVEPAEYADDVRHSVMFLEGRSNALTDELSSGMQAAAMTLDFERAAGLRDQISLLRRVQDQQSMEGGTGDVDIVAAMVNPGGACVHLISVRGGRVLGSKNFFPQVAIEEEGSGVLLAFLAQYYLSSQERDLPSELIVNAQHEDFPTLIAAIDELRGRELSISYRVRGTRARWQQLAVTNAEQALAARLANRQHVAARFDALALALNMDEVPQRLECFDISHSSGEATVASCVVFGPEGPLKSDYRRYNIEGVTPGDDYAAMYQALIRRFSKIKDGEGKLPDILLVDGGKGQLAMAREVLEELAVPDLILLGVAKGATRKPGLETLYLNDAAHEFTLPGNSPALHLIQQIRDESHRFAITGHRARRGKTRRTSTLEEVAGVGPKRRRELLNHFGGLQELSRASVEEIAKAPGISKKLAELIYAALHSE; this comes from the coding sequence ATGCCAGCAGCTGACGACAACAACGCGTCCTTTGACCCCAGCGCGTTTCTCTCTACCTGCAGCGGTCGCCCTGGCGTGTACCGTATGTTCGATGCGGATGCCAAGCTGCTCTATGTGGGCAAAGCCAAGAACCTGAAAAAGCGCTTGGCCAGTTACTTTCGCCAAAACGGTTTGGCGCCTAAGACCGCCGCGCTGGTGGGTAGAATCGCCCAGATTGAAACAACCATCACCGCGAATGAAACCGAAGCGCTTCTGCTTGAGCAGACGCTGATCAAAGAATGGCGGCCGCCCTACAACATTCTGTTGCGCGACGATAAGTCCTACCCCTATGTGTTTCTTTCCGATGGTGACTTCCCGCGACTGAGTATTCACCGTGGGGCAAAAAAGCAAAAAGGACGCTACTTCGGTCCTTATCCGAGCGCAGGTGCCATTCGCGAAAGTCTCAACCTGCTACAAAAGACCTTTTTTGTGCGCCAGTGCGAGGATAGCTTCTACAAGAACCGCACACGACCTTGCCTGCAGTACCAAATCAAACGTTGCAAAGCACCCTGTGTTGGCTTGGTCGAGCCCGCCGAATACGCCGATGACGTACGCCACTCAGTCATGTTTCTGGAGGGGCGCAGCAATGCCCTGACCGATGAGTTGTCGAGCGGCATGCAAGCCGCGGCCATGACGCTCGACTTTGAGCGAGCGGCCGGGCTGCGTGACCAAATATCGCTGCTGCGCCGCGTGCAGGACCAACAAAGCATGGAAGGCGGTACGGGCGACGTGGACATTGTCGCGGCCATGGTCAACCCCGGTGGTGCGTGCGTGCACTTGATTAGCGTGCGCGGTGGGCGAGTGTTGGGCAGCAAGAATTTCTTTCCACAAGTCGCCATTGAAGAAGAGGGCAGCGGCGTATTGCTGGCTTTCCTGGCGCAGTACTACTTGAGCAGCCAGGAGCGCGATTTGCCGAGCGAGCTTATTGTCAATGCTCAGCATGAAGACTTCCCCACTCTAATTGCGGCAATTGATGAGCTACGCGGCCGCGAGTTGAGCATCAGTTACCGCGTGCGGGGCACTCGTGCACGCTGGCAGCAGCTGGCCGTAACCAATGCCGAGCAGGCATTGGCGGCGCGGCTGGCCAACCGACAGCATGTCGCCGCGCGTTTTGACGCCCTGGCCCTGGCATTAAACATGGATGAAGTGCCGCAGCGTTTGGAGTGTTTTGATATCAGTCACTCCAGTGGGGAGGCGACCGTTGCCTCCTGCGTGGTGTTTGGTCCTGAAGGCCCACTGAAGTCGGATTACCGTCGTTACAACATTGAAGGCGTGACGCCAGGTGATGACTACGCCGCCATGTATCAGGCCTTGATCCGGCGGTTCAGTAAAATAAAAGACGGTGAGGGCAAGCTGCCAGACATTCTGCTGGTCGACGGTGGTAAAGGTCAGCTGGCCATGGCCCGCGAGGTTCTGGAAGAGCTGGCTGTGCCAGATCTGATTTTGCTTGGCGTAGCCAAGGGCGCGACCCGCAAGCCTGGTTTAGAGACCCTGTACCTGAATGATGCGGCCCATGAGTTCACCTTGCCGGGAAACTCACCGGCCTTGCACCTGATTCAGCAGATCCGCGATGAGTCGCACCGCTTTGCCATCACCGGGCACCGCGCTCGTCGCGGCAAAACCCGTCGTACCTCAACACTTGAAGAGGTTGCGGGGGTAGGCCCTAAGCGCCGACGCGAGCTGCTCAATCACTTTGGCGGGCTGCAAGAGCTGTCTCGTGCCAGCGTCGAAGAAATCGCCAAAGCGCCGGGTATCAGTAAAAAGCTTGCCGAGTTGATTTATGCCGCACTGCACAGCGAGTAG
- the pgsA gene encoding CDP-diacylglycerol--glycerol-3-phosphate 3-phosphatidyltransferase → MNIPNLLTVLRVLLIPVFILLFYLPFSWSYWAASAVFSIAAATDWLDGYLARRWEQSTPFGAFLDPVADKLMVAVALVLLVDEHSNLWLTLPAAIIIGREIVVSALREWMAELGARAHVAVSNLAKWKTAAQMVALVILLANPPTFTAWVVFGYALLIIAAVLTLWSMVQYLLAAWPHLRITTEEK, encoded by the coding sequence ATGAATATCCCCAACCTGCTTACCGTACTCCGTGTATTGCTGATACCGGTGTTTATCCTGCTGTTCTATCTGCCTTTCAGCTGGAGTTATTGGGCTGCCAGCGCAGTGTTCTCGATAGCTGCGGCCACCGATTGGTTGGATGGCTATCTGGCGCGTCGCTGGGAGCAAAGCACGCCGTTTGGCGCGTTTCTCGACCCAGTTGCCGACAAACTGATGGTCGCCGTTGCGCTGGTCTTGCTTGTGGATGAGCACTCCAATCTCTGGCTGACGCTGCCTGCCGCAATTATTATCGGTCGCGAAATTGTAGTTTCGGCGTTGCGTGAATGGATGGCAGAGCTGGGCGCGCGCGCGCATGTTGCTGTATCCAACCTAGCCAAATGGAAAACTGCTGCGCAGATGGTGGCACTGGTGATTCTGCTGGCTAATCCACCCACGTTCACTGCCTGGGTAGTGTTTGGCTATGCCCTATTGATCATTGCTGCAGTGCTCACACTGTGGTCGATGGTGCAGTACCTCTTGGCCGCATGGCCACATCTGCGGATTACCACCGAAGAGAAATAA